A part of Candidatus Electrothrix aestuarii genomic DNA contains:
- a CDS encoding HYD1 signature containing ADP-ribosyltransferase family protein, translated as MTGQIDQSFSAGTKACLDTSGNGQCDSNEPSAQANSDGTYTITLPAESSSNFPIVVESATPSSNTPKKAVKLSAPAGKYNFVSPVSTAVQKQVYQGNSLAEAETAVRSRYSLPDDIDLYADYQENSVNPETAQVLMRVVEEVVRDYGIEVEEEAANAEGTDETTASRRVVRNRVSTTSSTAETDNGGTETSSSDVADSVGFTSSATVSADVAVAEEAGTTADEVQSKEVVASFVTASAESANVDNSISTINTVISNATSCTAIIKYDMYENYGPQPEQPDFIEAGADVTFKWRVYNAAKYCEAVDYRLAFEDSIPKSGTADFGGSDNPTFSLKPGEQTIVEARMPKAPEEVGDKFEVYYKILKSDGTALVDLPLGGLSSEFTIIPKVVDPEPQDCIATLAWTEPKADGGEVTPGADAKFIWFVTNTSEDCDAVDYHLGFNSAEPESQTADYGGMGHPRFTLLAGESGMVQAVILAPKEEGSYKATFDIYTHKDELIPTPDGLEPLYGELTVKEGEPIDPCDGVLAPTVQSVRLVQMGGGKVLVTADVPGNSDNLTVTLTLNGEEYTMSKLESGAYGAIGEGKKGGKNDYTVSAGNGCKFHELVFVDGVLDSYNSGVCCQDAMMSCENLRKCGRNQFANAKGHPVSTWNGNFAEMVTDGAVAGIGEADLFISRGYNSASALADPASVYEYTEEGRTRIAGPPQHFGTGWSSNLDSYLLVMDYAPLYEGVQIRFPDGHTQNFDKNGGAYEASTADNFDELTQDGSDFLLERKHSLEVWRFGLDGKLLEIKDKNGNKIEYTYSGDSVSKISDGHREITFTHDSEGHITEAKLPENIVISYEYDGDLLTAVTDGKGNTTSYTYGDNKQLTEIRTPAGFPSVQMSYDENYRVTSQTVGESELYSFVYDGEDVAESTTITDSYGNITVQKHDEDGRQSEIIHPDGTTEKFEHDDHQNRTYYKDPAGGEYHYSYDEKGNMLTLDGPLGLSKQWDYNDKSLVQSKTEKIDENKSRTFNYEYDENGNLVKFCLPLGDCGAITYTPNGLPEQLTDLRGNTTVNSYDSEGDLISVTDSEGAVTVFQHDGLGRITGKTKPLGNSYSYTYDENSNLTAVDGPLGFHIAYEYDVNNNLKKSLDPNGGEILYSYTDSGSIETVTNQLGFVTAFSYGLMNERTGVTDPEGREWNYIYNNMLRVTDVNGPLGYHQGFAYNALGLVTDSTDPEGRVKHVQYDDLGRPVEVTENYLPGAGEDSDTNVTTSFKYDLLGNRLSVTDPEGYEFTAQYDLQGRLIKRRDAESFEWEYSYDPMGNLLAELNPRGYTTAYTYTPTNRLQSVINPEQHSRTFAYNANGSLTELKDPMGILTAYNYNELDRRVSKIRNYQPAVNPDNETNVTTKFEYDLAGNLRFVTNPLNHKGEIKYDSAHRKTEVIDFEGGSTTLEYDKVNNLVRVTDAEGNSTAYSVDELDRLVSVTNAENETVSYAYDLIGNRTQLIQPDNTVTLYEFDGVYRLNKVHENYRTDQGAGNDVNALTAYSYDRRGLLTGIVNANGAETLFAHNGVGKLVQETDPLGMVWQYGYDGNRNRTSRRDAKGDLTEYGFFPDDMLQSIAYADGSTVAYQYDPNNNRTSMTDKLGQTTWNYDSLNRATEQNDPFNRVLAYSYDADSNRVGMTYPDGNQVAYEYSPNSWLKKMTDPAGQEINYSRDLVGNLTHIENPNQTETEIAYDKVYRTLKRINWQTTQGGKVNSGFEYTYNKLGNITKAVNEYGWRNPSVVTETYEYDGLHRLSYMNMSPLKNNGGMMETAYSYDPVGNRLSWESNDDLQTNTPFDGFYRSYEYNSANQMLTAEYAADKKNDDYIYEYSYDQNGNRINRQLIDRNGPQYGADYSYDPENRLAEVQDYQIVGGGKKEADHRIDRAFTTLEYDGGGRRLVQHYDPKQGGNGVDKRDEYVFDGLDPVAEYDMLNGQRTDYYRGAGGHLALMHQFKGGTQGQMYWYHYNNKGDVAGLTKHNGNSHHNYRYDPYGAVLPENGNFTDPHNHYTLTGKEFDENTGLVWFGSRHYEPETGVWMGQDVYRGGLNSPMSLHRYGYVNNNPVTGWDYYGYYWGESFVNGVVDGVVDGAKTAIKYRHEILDVAGMVPVLGIIPDAINAVAYLAEGDYVNASISGVAMIPALGQGATAGKYAAKAAPKVFKYAAKFGDEIVGAGIKYAPEVAYYGSKYGSKGLSYAKKSISSARGGYSYVQKGLAACKTKVDDVVKKFKGPPKKTLYHYTTEAGEQGILKSGVLNASQGAKNARHGAGQYFTDIVPEAIGGAIKATTEAGKLSLGQLSSKLFRVPWNSKKVTNYIEIDVTDLPVQQVAPNIFLNKSNTTLDVTNKIIRSGITLP; from the coding sequence TTGACAGGGCAAATAGATCAGAGTTTTTCAGCAGGTACAAAAGCCTGTCTTGATACCTCGGGAAATGGTCAGTGTGATTCAAACGAGCCATCCGCTCAAGCAAACTCTGACGGCACCTATACAATAACTCTTCCCGCCGAAAGCTCCAGTAACTTCCCTATCGTTGTTGAATCGGCTACCCCCTCCAGTAATACCCCCAAAAAAGCGGTTAAACTCTCCGCACCAGCGGGAAAGTATAACTTTGTCTCGCCGGTTTCCACCGCAGTACAAAAACAGGTTTACCAAGGTAATAGTTTAGCAGAGGCTGAAACTGCCGTTCGTTCTCGTTATTCCTTGCCCGATGATATTGATCTGTATGCGGACTATCAGGAAAATTCTGTTAATCCTGAGACCGCCCAAGTTTTAATGAGGGTGGTTGAAGAGGTTGTAAGGGATTATGGGATTGAGGTTGAAGAAGAGGCGGCAAATGCAGAGGGTACGGATGAAACCACCGCTTCACGGCGGGTCGTAAGGAATAGAGTCAGTACAACAAGCTCCACTGCTGAGACCGACAATGGAGGAACTGAAACTTCTTCCTCGGATGTTGCCGACTCCGTTGGGTTCACCTCTTCAGCCACTGTTTCCGCTGACGTTGCGGTTGCTGAGGAGGCTGGAACTACTGCTGATGAGGTGCAAAGTAAGGAGGTTGTAGCTTCATTTGTTACTGCCTCTGCGGAGAGTGCAAATGTAGATAATAGCATAAGTACAATTAATACCGTGATAAGCAATGCCACGAGTTGTACAGCCATTATCAAATACGATATGTATGAAAATTACGGTCCGCAACCAGAGCAGCCTGATTTTATTGAAGCAGGAGCAGATGTTACTTTTAAATGGCGGGTATATAATGCAGCTAAATACTGTGAGGCTGTAGATTACCGATTAGCATTTGAAGACTCTATTCCAAAAAGTGGAACAGCAGATTTTGGAGGCTCTGATAATCCGACTTTTTCATTAAAGCCTGGAGAACAGACAATTGTCGAAGCCCGTATGCCCAAAGCACCAGAAGAAGTCGGTGATAAGTTTGAGGTTTATTACAAAATATTAAAGTCTGATGGAACGGCTCTTGTTGACCTGCCATTAGGAGGATTAAGTTCAGAATTTACAATAATTCCCAAAGTGGTAGATCCCGAGCCCCAAGATTGTATCGCAACCCTTGCATGGACTGAACCGAAAGCCGATGGAGGAGAAGTTACTCCAGGAGCAGATGCGAAATTTATCTGGTTTGTCACAAATACATCTGAGGACTGTGATGCTGTAGACTATCACTTAGGCTTCAATTCTGCGGAGCCTGAAAGTCAAACTGCTGACTATGGCGGAATGGGTCACCCTCGTTTTACCCTGCTTGCAGGGGAAAGCGGGATGGTCCAAGCTGTTATACTAGCCCCAAAAGAAGAAGGTAGCTATAAAGCGACCTTTGATATCTATACACATAAAGACGAACTTATCCCCACTCCTGATGGCTTAGAACCTCTTTACGGTGAACTGACAGTAAAAGAGGGTGAACCCATAGACCCGTGTGACGGGGTACTTGCTCCTACCGTTCAAAGTGTTCGACTTGTACAGATGGGCGGAGGCAAGGTTCTTGTAACAGCTGATGTTCCTGGAAATTCAGATAATCTGACGGTTACTCTTACTCTCAATGGTGAAGAATACACCATGAGTAAGCTTGAGTCAGGAGCTTACGGAGCAATAGGAGAAGGGAAAAAAGGAGGAAAGAATGATTATACGGTATCAGCAGGAAACGGTTGTAAATTCCATGAATTAGTTTTTGTTGACGGTGTTCTTGACTCCTACAACAGCGGTGTTTGCTGTCAGGATGCCATGATGTCCTGTGAAAATCTGCGGAAATGCGGACGGAACCAGTTTGCTAATGCTAAAGGGCACCCCGTAAGCACTTGGAACGGCAATTTTGCCGAGATGGTGACCGACGGAGCCGTTGCAGGAATAGGAGAAGCCGACCTTTTTATAAGCAGGGGCTACAACTCCGCCTCCGCCTTGGCAGACCCCGCCTCTGTTTATGAATATACTGAGGAAGGACGGACAAGAATAGCAGGACCTCCCCAGCATTTCGGCACGGGCTGGTCATCAAACCTTGATTCCTATCTTTTGGTTATGGACTATGCCCCGCTGTATGAGGGGGTACAAATCAGGTTCCCTGACGGACACACTCAGAATTTTGATAAAAACGGCGGGGCTTATGAAGCCTCAACCGCTGATAATTTTGATGAGCTTACTCAAGACGGTTCGGACTTCCTGCTTGAAAGAAAGCATAGTCTTGAAGTGTGGCGGTTCGGTTTAGATGGTAAGTTGCTTGAAATAAAAGATAAAAACGGAAATAAGATTGAGTACACCTATTCAGGGGACTCTGTAAGTAAAATCAGCGATGGACACCGAGAAATAACCTTTACTCACGATTCAGAAGGGCATATTACCGAGGCAAAATTGCCTGAAAATATTGTTATTTCCTATGAGTATGACGGGGATTTACTCACAGCAGTAACAGACGGAAAAGGAAACACAACCAGCTACACTTACGGAGATAATAAGCAACTCACGGAGATCAGAACCCCTGCGGGCTTCCCGTCCGTGCAGATGAGTTATGATGAAAATTACCGAGTAACAAGCCAAACGGTAGGAGAAAGCGAGCTGTACTCCTTTGTCTATGATGGTGAGGATGTAGCCGAGTCAACCACCATTACAGATAGTTACGGTAATATCACTGTTCAGAAACATGATGAGGACGGCAGGCAGAGTGAAATTATTCATCCGGACGGCACCACCGAGAAATTTGAACACGACGACCACCAGAACCGTACCTATTACAAAGATCCCGCAGGCGGGGAGTATCATTATTCCTATGATGAAAAGGGGAATATGCTTACTCTTGACGGTCCGTTAGGACTGTCTAAGCAATGGGACTATAACGATAAAAGCCTTGTTCAATCAAAGACCGAAAAAATTGATGAGAACAAAAGCCGTACTTTCAACTATGAATATGATGAGAACGGCAACCTTGTAAAATTCTGTCTTCCGCTGGGGGACTGCGGAGCGATTACCTACACTCCGAACGGACTCCCTGAACAGCTTACTGATCTGAGAGGTAATACCACCGTCAACAGCTATGACAGTGAGGGCGACCTTATCAGTGTGACCGATTCCGAAGGAGCGGTTACCGTATTCCAGCACGACGGATTAGGTCGGATCACAGGCAAAACCAAGCCCCTTGGTAATTCCTACAGCTATACATACGACGAAAATTCAAACCTGACAGCTGTAGACGGACCGTTAGGTTTTCATATTGCTTATGAATATGATGTAAACAATAACCTGAAAAAATCCCTTGATCCCAATGGCGGGGAGATTCTGTACAGCTACACCGACTCGGGGAGCATAGAAACAGTTACCAACCAGCTTGGTTTTGTCACTGCTTTTTCTTATGGACTTATGAACGAGCGGACAGGGGTAACTGATCCCGAGGGTCGGGAATGGAATTATATTTACAATAATATGCTGAGGGTGACCGATGTAAACGGCCCGCTCGGATACCATCAGGGCTTTGCATACAATGCCCTCGGTCTTGTAACAGATTCCACAGATCCCGAAGGACGGGTGAAGCATGTTCAATATGATGACCTCGGACGACCTGTTGAGGTAACCGAAAATTATCTACCAGGTGCGGGTGAAGATTCAGACACCAACGTTACCACCTCCTTTAAATACGATCTGTTGGGCAACAGGCTTTCAGTTACCGACCCCGAGGGCTACGAGTTCACGGCTCAATACGACCTGCAAGGCAGGCTTATAAAAAGGCGGGATGCCGAAAGCTTTGAGTGGGAATATTCTTATGATCCTATGGGTAATCTCCTTGCCGAGCTGAACCCGAGGGGATACACCACCGCCTATACTTATACTCCCACAAACAGGCTCCAGTCTGTAATCAACCCTGAACAGCACAGTAGAACTTTTGCCTATAATGCCAACGGCTCTTTGACTGAACTCAAAGACCCTATGGGTATTTTGACCGCTTATAATTACAACGAACTTGACCGCAGAGTTTCCAAAATCAGAAACTATCAGCCTGCTGTTAATCCTGATAATGAAACCAATGTAACCACTAAGTTTGAATATGATTTAGCAGGCAATCTGCGGTTTGTAACCAATCCCCTGAACCACAAAGGCGAAATCAAATATGATTCAGCCCACCGTAAAACCGAGGTTATTGATTTTGAGGGTGGAAGCACCACCCTTGAATATGACAAGGTAAACAACCTTGTCAGGGTAACCGATGCCGAGGGAAATTCCACCGCCTACAGTGTTGATGAACTTGATAGGCTGGTTTCAGTGACCAATGCCGAAAACGAAACCGTAAGTTATGCCTATGACCTTATAGGCAATCGCACCCAGCTTATACAGCCTGATAACACCGTGACCTTGTACGAGTTTGACGGGGTATATCGTCTGAATAAGGTACATGAGAATTACCGAACCGACCAGGGGGCAGGCAATGATGTAAATGCCCTCACAGCTTACAGCTATGACAGGAGAGGTCTGCTCACAGGTATAGTGAATGCCAACGGAGCCGAAACCTTGTTTGCTCATAATGGAGTAGGAAAGCTGGTACAGGAAACCGACCCGCTGGGCATGGTTTGGCAATATGGGTATGACGGCAACCGCAACCGTACATCCCGCAGGGATGCCAAAGGAGATTTGACCGAATACGGCTTTTTTCCTGATGATATGTTGCAAAGTATTGCTTATGCGGACGGTAGCACCGTTGCCTATCAGTACGACCCGAACAACAACCGCACCAGTATGACCGATAAACTCGGTCAAACTACTTGGAACTATGATTCCCTGAACAGGGCAACTGAGCAGAACGACCCCTTTAACAGGGTTCTTGCCTACTCATACGATGCCGATTCCAACAGGGTGGGAATGACCTACCCCGACGGCAATCAGGTTGCCTATGAATACAGCCCCAACAGCTGGCTGAAAAAGATGACCGACCCCGCAGGGCAGGAGATAAACTATTCTCGGGATCTGGTCGGCAATCTCACCCATATAGAGAACCCCAACCAGACCGAAACTGAAATTGCCTATGATAAGGTCTACCGCACCCTTAAACGGATTAACTGGCAGACGACCCAGGGCGGAAAGGTTAACAGCGGGTTTGAATATACCTATAACAAGCTGGGGAATATCACCAAGGCAGTGAACGAGTACGGCTGGCGGAATCCGTCCGTGGTCACCGAGACTTATGAGTATGACGGTCTGCACAGGCTTTCTTATATGAATATGTCGCCGTTAAAGAACAACGGCGGGATGATGGAAACCGCCTATAGTTATGACCCCGTGGGTAACCGCCTGAGCTGGGAAAGCAACGACGACCTGCAAACAAATACCCCCTTTGATGGTTTTTACCGTTCGTATGAGTATAACTCCGCCAATCAAATGTTGACGGCTGAGTATGCCGCAGATAAGAAAAATGACGATTATATTTATGAATACAGCTATGACCAAAACGGCAACCGCATAAACCGCCAGCTTATAGACCGTAACGGTCCGCAGTATGGAGCTGATTACAGCTACGATCCTGAAAACCGCCTTGCTGAGGTTCAGGATTATCAGATAGTAGGAGGCGGGAAAAAGGAAGCAGACCACCGCATAGACCGAGCATTCACCACCCTTGAGTATGACGGCGGAGGTCGTCGGCTTGTACAGCATTACGATCCCAAACAGGGCGGAAACGGAGTTGATAAGCGGGATGAGTATGTATTTGACGGGCTTGATCCTGTTGCTGAATACGATATGCTTAACGGTCAGCGAACCGACTATTACCGTGGCGCAGGTGGACACCTTGCCCTTATGCACCAGTTCAAGGGCGGTACTCAAGGGCAAATGTATTGGTACCACTACAACAATAAGGGCGATGTTGCAGGGCTGACCAAGCATAACGGTAATTCACACCATAATTACAGATACGATCCCTACGGGGCGGTTTTGCCGGAGAACGGTAATTTCACTGATCCGCATAACCATTACACCCTGACCGGCAAGGAGTTTGACGAAAACACCGGGCTGGTTTGGTTCGGGTCTCGGCATTATGAGCCGGAGACTGGGGTTTGGATGGGGCAGGATGTGTATCGTGGTGGGCTGAATAGTCCTATGAGTTTGCATAGGTATGGGTATGTAAATAATAATCCTGTGACAGGTTGGGATTATTATGGGTACTACTGGGGAGAGAGTTTTGTTAATGGGGTTGTAGATGGGGTTGTAGATGGTGCAAAAACTGCAATTAAATATCGTCACGAAATATTAGATGTAGCCGGTATGGTTCCAGTCTTAGGGATTATACCAGATGCAATAAATGCAGTAGCATATTTAGCTGAAGGCGATTATGTAAATGCAAGCATATCTGGAGTGGCTATGATCCCTGCTCTTGGTCAGGGAGCAACGGCGGGTAAGTATGCTGCTAAAGCAGCTCCTAAAGTTTTTAAATATGCCGCTAAATTTGGGGATGAGATAGTTGGAGCAGGAATTAAATATGCACCAGAGGTTGCTTATTATGGATCAAAATATGGATCAAAAGGGCTTTCTTATGCCAAAAAAAGCATTTCTTCTGCAAGAGGAGGATATTCTTATGTACAGAAAGGGCTTGCTGCCTGTAAGACGAAAGTTGATGATGTTGTTAAGAAGTTTAAAGGGCCGCCAAAGAAGACACTGTATCACTATACAACAGAAGCTGGAGAACAAGGAATATTAAAATCAGGTGTTTTAAATGCATCACAAGGGGCAAAAAATGCAAGGCATGGTGCTGGGCAATATTTCACTGATATTGTTCCTGAAGCAATTGGCGGGGCAATAAAAGCTACGACTGAAGCAGGTAAATTATCACTTGGTCAACTATCCTCAAAACTTTTTAGAGTACCATGGAATAGTAAGAAAGTTACGAATTACATTGAGATTGACGTAACTGACCTTCCCGTTCAACAGGTAGCACCGAATATTTTTTTGAATAAATCAAACACTACGTTAGATGTAACTAACAAAATAATAAGATCAGGAATAACTTTACCATGA
- a CDS encoding N-acetyltransferase, giving the protein MIAHTTACTCKTATGQRNLPIRPARMSDVKEIHSLLQRFAAKGLLLGRSISSLYDQLRDFVVFDDNGIQGVCSLHICWENLAEIRSLAVAEQYHGKGIGRQLVYSCLDEARSLEIAQVFTLTYQAAFFNKLNFHPIEKNDLPHKIWSDCLQCPKFPDCDEEALIWTAKKK; this is encoded by the coding sequence ATGATAGCGCATACAACAGCTTGTACATGTAAAACCGCAACGGGCCAAAGAAACCTTCCGATTCGTCCGGCCCGGATGAGCGATGTCAAAGAGATACATAGCCTCTTACAGCGTTTTGCTGCCAAGGGCCTGCTCTTAGGGCGCTCTATCAGTTCGCTCTATGATCAATTACGTGATTTTGTTGTTTTTGACGATAACGGTATCCAGGGCGTTTGCTCGCTTCACATCTGCTGGGAGAATCTGGCTGAGATACGCTCACTGGCTGTTGCCGAACAATATCACGGCAAAGGGATAGGTCGACAACTGGTATATTCCTGTCTTGACGAAGCTAGGAGCCTTGAGATTGCTCAGGTCTTCACTTTGACATATCAGGCTGCTTTTTTTAACAAACTTAATTTTCATCCTATAGAAAAAAACGACCTGCCCCATAAAATATGGAGCGATTGCCTCCAATGCCCAAAATTTCCCGACTGTGATGAAGAAGCACTGATCTGGACAGCAAAAAAAAAGTAG
- the secA gene encoding preprotein translocase subunit SecA translates to MIGKALTKVFGSKNDREIKILRKVVAQINALEPSIEPLSDIQLQEKTTEFKKRYADGETLDELLPEAFAVCREAAKRVLGERHYDVQLIGGIVLHQGKISEMKTGEGKTLTSTSPVYLNALSGKGVHVVTVNDYLASRDVEWMGKLYHFLGLTTGAIVHDMDDTARREAYAADVTYGTNNEFGFDYLRDNMKFSVEDFCQRGFNFAIVDEVDSILIDEARTPLIISGPADMSTDLYIKVDRIMKNFKEDEHYTKDEKARQVLLTDEGVILAEELLEVDNLYDPGNINQLHHVNQALKAHVLFKRDVDYIVKNGEVIIVDEFTGRTMEGRRYSDGLHQALEAKEGVKIEKENQTLASITFQNYFRMYDKLAGMTGTADTEAPEFKKIYDLDVVIIPTNRDMARKDYADVIYKNQAAKYRAITREIKDLHKKGQPVLVGTISIDVSEKISKMLQKERIPHEVLNAKHHEREAEIIAEAGQQGKITIATNMAGRGTDIKLGEGVRELGGLHILGTSRHESRRIDNQLRGRSGRQGDPGSSRFFLSLEDDLLRIFGSGKLSTIMDKLGMEEDEPIEHSMISKAIENAQRKVEGHNFDIRKHLLEYDDVMNKQREVIYSQRRKVLESEDVQETIKDMMQDLVEGIVSETAQGRKHPEEWEWDALNDRVEELFNIKPGWMDLDPAEATAESLQEKLQAAVEQAYAAQDERNRAEQMRQIERMILLQMVDTLWKEHLLNMDHLKEGIGLRGYGQKNPLDEYKKEGYDLFQSMIGTVQEQTVTTVMHIRILQSEEVDRFEEEQRRKQEEELEQARLSASASSSRDEGPKTVRRDEDKVGRNAPCPCGSGQKYKKCCGRLS, encoded by the coding sequence ATGATAGGCAAAGCGTTAACTAAAGTATTCGGCAGCAAGAATGATCGCGAGATCAAGATATTGCGCAAGGTAGTCGCTCAGATCAATGCGCTGGAACCCTCGATAGAGCCGCTCAGCGACATACAGCTCCAGGAGAAAACCACGGAGTTCAAAAAGCGTTATGCGGACGGAGAAACTCTGGACGAACTTCTGCCCGAGGCCTTTGCCGTCTGCCGTGAGGCAGCCAAGCGAGTCCTGGGTGAACGGCATTACGATGTCCAGCTTATCGGCGGTATCGTCCTCCATCAGGGCAAGATCTCGGAAATGAAAACCGGTGAGGGGAAGACCCTGACCTCTACCTCTCCGGTCTACCTTAATGCCCTGAGCGGGAAAGGTGTCCATGTGGTCACGGTCAATGACTATCTGGCAAGCCGTGACGTAGAATGGATGGGTAAGCTCTACCATTTTCTCGGTCTGACCACCGGGGCTATTGTCCACGACATGGACGATACTGCCCGCAGAGAGGCTTATGCCGCAGATGTCACCTACGGAACCAACAACGAGTTCGGCTTTGATTATCTCCGTGATAATATGAAGTTCAGTGTCGAAGATTTCTGCCAGCGCGGTTTTAATTTCGCCATCGTCGATGAGGTGGACTCCATCCTGATTGATGAGGCCCGAACCCCACTGATCATCTCCGGTCCGGCAGATATGTCCACAGATCTGTATATCAAGGTGGACCGGATCATGAAAAACTTCAAAGAGGATGAACATTACACCAAGGATGAAAAGGCTCGTCAGGTGCTGCTCACCGACGAAGGCGTTATACTCGCTGAAGAACTCCTCGAAGTAGACAACCTCTATGATCCCGGTAATATCAACCAACTGCATCATGTAAATCAGGCACTCAAGGCGCATGTCCTGTTTAAGCGGGATGTGGATTATATCGTTAAAAACGGAGAAGTTATCATTGTTGACGAGTTCACCGGTCGGACGATGGAAGGACGACGCTACTCCGACGGCCTCCACCAGGCCTTAGAGGCCAAGGAAGGGGTGAAGATTGAGAAGGAAAACCAGACCCTGGCTTCCATCACCTTCCAGAACTATTTCCGTATGTACGATAAGCTGGCTGGCATGACCGGTACAGCAGACACAGAGGCCCCTGAATTTAAAAAGATCTACGACCTGGATGTTGTCATTATTCCCACCAACAGGGATATGGCGCGCAAGGATTATGCAGATGTTATCTACAAAAATCAGGCTGCCAAGTATAGGGCTATTACCCGTGAGATCAAAGACCTGCACAAAAAAGGCCAGCCCGTGCTGGTAGGTACGATCTCTATTGATGTCTCGGAAAAAATCTCCAAGATGCTCCAAAAAGAGCGCATTCCCCATGAGGTTCTGAACGCCAAACACCATGAACGTGAGGCGGAAATTATTGCCGAGGCTGGTCAGCAGGGCAAGATCACCATTGCCACCAATATGGCTGGTCGAGGTACGGACATTAAACTGGGCGAAGGTGTACGCGAACTGGGCGGCCTCCACATCCTCGGTACCAGTCGTCATGAATCCCGCCGTATTGATAACCAGCTGCGCGGTCGTTCCGGTCGCCAGGGAGATCCCGGTTCTTCTCGTTTTTTCCTTTCCCTGGAAGATGACCTCCTGCGCATCTTCGGCTCAGGAAAGCTCAGTACCATCATGGACAAACTGGGCATGGAAGAAGACGAGCCCATTGAACACAGCATGATCTCTAAGGCCATCGAGAATGCCCAGCGCAAGGTGGAAGGCCACAACTTTGATATCCGTAAGCATCTGCTGGAATATGACGATGTCATGAACAAGCAGCGTGAAGTCATCTACAGCCAACGCCGCAAAGTTCTGGAGAGTGAGGATGTCCAGGAAACTATTAAGGACATGATGCAGGATTTGGTCGAAGGCATTGTCTCTGAAACTGCCCAGGGCCGGAAACATCCTGAGGAGTGGGAATGGGATGCCCTCAATGATCGGGTGGAAGAACTGTTCAATATCAAACCCGGTTGGATGGATCTGGATCCTGCTGAAGCGACTGCCGAGTCCTTACAGGAAAAACTCCAGGCAGCGGTTGAACAAGCCTATGCAGCCCAAGATGAACGTAACCGAGCCGAACAGATGCGCCAGATTGAGCGTATGATTCTTCTTCAGATGGTGGATACCCTGTGGAAGGAGCATCTGCTCAACATGGATCACCTGAAAGAGGGTATTGGTCTTCGCGGCTATGGACAAAAAAACCCGCTGGATGAGTACAAGAAAGAGGGGTATGACCTCTTCCAGTCTATGATTGGTACTGTCCAGGAGCAGACAGTCACCACAGTAATGCATATCCGAATTCTCCAGAGCGAGGAAGTGGATCGTTTTGAAGAGGAGCAGCGCCGCAAGCAGGAAGAAGAGCTGGAGCAAGCAAGACTTTCTGCAAGTGCCTCTTCCTCCAGAGACGAAGGCCCCAAGACAGTCCGTCGGGACGAAGATAAGGTCGGCAGAAACGCGCCCTGTCCCTGCGGTTCCGGGCAGAAATATAAGAAATGCTGTGGAAGACTGAGCTAA
- a CDS encoding YraN family protein produces the protein MKATDPRKTTGRAGEDAAVRYLEKMGYTILERNYRLRIGEVDIIARDKEYLVFIEVKTRRSKTFGSPFDAVDNRKQQQIIQVASAYVRGKEVPVRFDVVAVHLSGQDIRVEVLKNAFSC, from the coding sequence ATGAAAGCCACAGATCCGAGAAAAACCACCGGTCGTGCTGGTGAGGATGCTGCTGTCCGGTATCTGGAGAAGATGGGCTACACCATCCTGGAGCGTAATTATCGCCTACGGATAGGTGAAGTTGACATCATTGCCCGAGATAAAGAGTATCTGGTCTTTATTGAGGTAAAGACTCGCCGGAGCAAAACCTTTGGCAGCCCCTTTGATGCCGTGGACAACCGCAAGCAGCAACAAATCATACAAGTTGCTTCGGCCTATGTTCGGGGAAAGGAGGTTCCTGTTCGTTTTGATGTGGTTGCTGTGCATCTGAGCGGGCAGGATATTCGTGTGGAGGTCCTGAAGAACGCCTTTTCCTGTTGA